The genomic region CCTTATAGCTGCTGTAGTATTTAAAACtattcaccaaaaaaaaaccatgATGTCACTTAATTGAACTTGCTTTCCTTCCTCCTGCAGGTATCGAGCTGACCTTGGAGATACAGAGAAGCCTGGATCCCAAGGCCACTCTGAAGGAGTTTGTTCAGGCACTGTCTCAGGGAGAGAAGTTCCAGAAGCGGGTATCAGAAATCAGGTTGGAGGTGGAGGCCTTTGCCGGTCAGTTCCCCATGCCTGGCCTACCTGAGCTGTAGAGGGCAGCGGGTCAGACACTGAAGGATGCTGGACTGATGATTGTGACAAACACTATTGAGCCAAATATAATGGGGTGTTGtttcatgtgtgtatttgttgtaAGTGTACACCTGTTAAATCTGTGCTCAAATCAAGACGCTTCCTCACGACCTCACAACAGCTCAGTCTCAGCGTGGACAGAAGGATTTGCAGACGTCATTGTTCTCCAGTTATCTAATGTTGACACTGTACTTTTAAGCTTTAATCTTGTCACAAATCACTGGTTCTTTTGTATTAAATTTATGATTTTCTCACACGCAGTACTCCAAAACACGAAGGATGACTATTGGTTTCTTACATGGGCATTCTCTTATCGTATACTGTATACATAAATACAATGTGATAAATTATTGTTTGGTTCAATTAAAGAATCCATAATGAATGAAACAACTGCTTCTGTCTATGTTCTTTCAGTTACTGCAAAATGGTGCAGACTCCTTTTAAACCAAAACCTCTTCTATGAAAAAACTATAGAAATATTTTGAGCTAGCATGTAGAGGgtgacataaataaaaataagacatcAAAATTCAGAAACATTTGAATAATATGGAAAAAAAGGGAGGTAAAGGTTGTTTGGAGAACTTACTACACTTCTTTAGTAACTTTATCTGCAGCATTTAGATTGTCTTGTAGGGAATCAAAGCGTATATAacttaattaaattaaagacaTCAAAAGTCACAAAACATTTGAAGAATATggaaaaaatctaaataatatGGAGGACATGGGAATTTAttgatttttggttgatttCATTTTTAGGGGCAAAGATTGGGAGcttattgcactttttacttcttttttttaactttctgcAGCATGAAAAAAGTAGCATTTACACCATCATGTTGGAAATTAAAATTTATATAATggttaattattttaaaaaaaaataaaggtttttttttatctttggtCCATTTGGTTTGGGgaactaattacttttttttttttttttttttaaaaaactttttagaTCGTCAAGTAGGAAATAACGTATATGACagttgaatatttaaaaaaatattaaaaagacatcatatgtaaaaaaaaattttttttgaaGGATATGAAAAAAAATTTAAGTAATTCGGAGGAAATGGaaatttattttaatctttagtCCATTTTTTCCAAGAGTTTCTGCAGGGGTAAAGACTGAGCAACTTAAtacacttttttaaatttatttttctgtcataaACTTTTTTTGCAGCATGAAGAAAGTAACATAGATCTTCATGTTGGAAACTAAAATGCATATAATggttaattaaatgtttttttaaaacttccAAAAAGACatcaaatgtcaaaaaacatttttaaaaaaatctaaataattcggggaaaaaaaagaaatttattTTGACCTTTAGTCCATTTGGTTGTCAGAGGAGTGAAGGTTGTTTATGGAACTtattacactttatttatttatgcatttatttatttatttttactttttctggCAACAAGTAGAGGGTGATATTTAGATCATCATGTGGGAAATTTAAACGTATATAACAactattttcatattttattaaaaaacattaataagGCATCACATGTCACAAATATGTTTGAagaatatggaaaaaaaatcttaaatcggggaaaaaatttaatttatttttatttttagtcagTTTCGTTTTCAGAGGGGTAAAGGTTGTTAGGGAAACTTAttacactttttatttatttattttcaaactttttctgGAGGGTGACATTTAAATCGTCATATAGAACAtttaagaaaacattaaaaagacatcacttgacaaaaacatatttgaataatatgaaaaataaataatagagGCGTGACCTTTGTTTGGGGAACTTATTAccgtttttttcttttgcaattATATATTTGTTGGTAATATATTGttgatacattttatttgagtttaaaatgattaatttaaacctgtaaaaaccaAACCACCATAATACTGTGCTGTGAGTTCAACGAACCGCTCGGTGATCGTTTAGTCTTGCCTTAACTCCGTCCGGTCAGAGGTCAGTGAGCGCGCGCCCTCCATCAATCCACAGCAAAGAACAAGAAGCACTTCGTTACAAACAAAAGTTACAGACCGACTGATGTCCAGAGGTTTTCCTTAAAACAAGCCAGTGAAGCTACAAACAACAGCGGCCACTGTGGTTTCTCATCGGGGAGCTCGGTGATCGTTGTTAGCTTATCGTGTAGTCGCTAGCCTCGTTAGCCACATTAGCTGGCTGTTGGAGAAAGTTCCTGCTAGCTCCAtcgcaagctagctagctagctaaccgaAACTCCCATTTCTCCTTTGACCGGAGCACAACAAACAACCGCAAACATGCAGGATATGCTGGCTAACGTGGATCACCTCAAGTTTGACCTGGAGCtcgctgtgcagcagcagctaggAGCACAGCCGCTGCCCTTCCCCGGCATGGACAGTAAGTGCTCGGATGCTAGCATGTAGTTAGCTAAACAATAGTGAGAGTAATCGATAGCAACTATGGTAGCTAACGGCAGGTTGACAGTGACATCTCTTAGCGTTGTGTTGACATGTGTTTATCAAGGTTGTaatgtgtgtctctgcagagtccgggtctgctgtgtgtgagttCTTCATGAGAGCAGCTTGTCTGAAAGGTAAAAACACACCGTGACAACAGTCCATCACTTCAGTGTTTCACTTCCTTAAAGGTTGGGTGCTCACAAGAGATGGATTTTAATAAATGGTCAAAACTGAAGCAGCAGAGTTACCCTGACTTCTACAGTACATGTCAAGCTTTAAAATCACTACACTTCCCACATCTTTACATTAGACCCCTATAGATAAATTAACCAGGCAAGGATAAGTTGTCATATTCAAATACAAACTGAGATTCACTGCTCACAaatcaatgaatgaaatgaataaaagcCTACAGTAGCTTAAGGCTGCAACGACTGTTTTTATTATAAATTAAGctattgattaattaattgattagttgtttggtctataaaatgtttaGAAATGGTAAAAAATGTTTATCAGAGTTTCCCAGAGACCAAggtgacgtcctcaaatgtcttgtttgggTGCCTTCTGTGCAACAGCAaggcaaatatatatataatctgttgcgtatattattaatattattcatCTACTGTATAAATTTTGCTGTGAAACTCGTCTTGCAGCGTTGCTAACACATAGGCAAATGGATCACTGTGACTTTAGAGATTCACCCAGTTGTTTTCACAAAAATcgcaaaaaaaaactgtgtaaaTTTCTCATTCCCATTATACACACATAGAGCTTAGTGCCTGTAGTACATTCAGGGTGTTGATGGCTTCGTCCTCGCTGCAGCGGCCCTGGGTCGATTCCAgcccatggccctttgctgtgtatcactccctctctctccctctttcatgcTTAACTGTCCTAtagattaaaggcaaaaacgccaaaaaataatatttaaaaaggtGGAATCAGAGAATCttaacttatttttttccctaaaaaaataactcaaagcaATTAAATGAAAAGATAATAAAATTGGTTGCTGAATAATGTAATGGTTGACAACTAATAGATTATTCGTTGCTGCTCTACAGGCAGGGTGGCATTTCTGCTTTTTACATTCTTCTCTCCAGCATGTAAAATTGAGCCACGGGGAAAAAAACCTGCTGAATATGTTAATTTCATGTGTAAACCAaggcataaaaaaaatccaccaaaATCCTTATTTGTGAAAAAGGTCAGCAATCGGCAAGACACTGGCTGCCCTGAGAGCATGACTTGGGAAGGTGTTATATCTGTTTTCGTCTGCACTCCCAGGTGGGATGTGTCCGTTCCGTCACATCAGCGGAGAGAAGACGGTGGTGTGTAAGCACTGGCTCAGAGGACTGTGTAAGAAGGGAGACCAGTGCGAGTTCCTCCACGAATACGACATGACCAAGATGCCTGAATGCTACTTCTACTCCAAGTTTGGTTCGTTGACTTCATGTTTCATAAAGTTCAGTGACTGTATTTGCATTGTTATATAaagagtgtgtttgtttacatttataatgtgtgtgttgccCCTCGCAGGTGAGTGTAGCAACAAGGAATGTCCATTCCTGCACATTGATCCAGAGTCCAAGATCAAAGACTGTCCCTGGTATGACCGAGGCTTCTGCAAACACGGTGCGTCCTGCTCACATGAACACTCCAGCTGCACTGATATTAACACCCCCTAAACATACAGTTATACACAGTCCTCCCTGCTGGTTTAAATGTCTTcatcagcaacaaaacagcctCTTTACTCTCTGTTGTGGATCTCTCTCCATCTTCCATCTTCCTGTCACAGGTCCTgactgcagacacagacacacgagAAGAGTGATCTGTATGAATTACCTCGTGGGCTTCTGTCCAGAGGGGAAATCCTGTAAATTTATGCAGTACGTTATCCTTTTTTACATCttataaaatataatgtgtTATGGTTGCAAGTAAAAGAAAAGACATCTCTTATGAGTAGAGATGTCCTGATCAAGATTTTATGCCCCCAATCTGAGTCATGTAATAGTAAAACTTAATGCTAGAGATAGAGTCCTGATCAGATACCTCGATTCTCCTAGATAGTACAGCTGCACAGGGCACATGTCAAGTTATTAAAATCAATCTACTTTATATTTAAAGATAAAAGAACAATGCCtggccagctcactcagtgtaaaagtccataGTACAGGCATGCATCTgaggcactctgactgtagttaaaaatcctttaactacagtcagagtgcctcGGATGAATTTCtggactgcctgcctgtacTATATGTCGTCGTTTTTTTATCATTAAGTGAATCTTTGTCCCGTCTTTGAAGAGCactgaatattttttacaaCTAACTACACAGAGCCTTAACTCAGTGCAGCACTCCCCTTTTTCCTCAATCCAGTGTATATGTAGGATAATTTAATAACTCTGCAATGCATCAAGGAAACAAACTCTGCATTCAAGCTGttctctttatgtttttttaattctatcTTTTACAGCTgtctcaagggaatttcttttaGCCTTTGAGAGAATATTCCCTTTGTAACTGTTGCTTTGATGCAGCCTTTTGTTACCTTAATGAACTGTATCTCATtgagtctttgtttttttccgcACCAATAAGATTAATAGACTAATCCACTCGAATTTGCGTTTTGCTCACGGGGCTTTTGTTGTACTTGCAGTGATCaagattaactttattgtccctaCACCTACACTGCAGCCACAGAAATACATCATACAACCTAACATTCATATGCTAAAAATATtcctacaaaaatgcaaatcGTCATAATTCAATGCCAGTTCTGGCTTTATCTGCCACAGTGGTGTGTTGAATGTAACAGAccactgtctgtctcttcttTGCTCGTGGTGAAACACCATGCCCCAGAGATGACAGTAAAACACGAAAGactcacactgagctgaaacaAGTGCTCCGAACTTACATGCATAACATCAGTATATATTTTTACTGTCGTTTATGGTGTGTGATGTTTCGTGGTGGGCAGGGTGTTGACTGGTGGAGACGTAGCTGATGATGGCTGCACTTGTTGCTTTGCTGTGAGAtcagatcgggacatccctacttaTGACTTGTTTTAGCATTTGGTTTTGTAATTTGGGATAGTTCTTTCTGTCTTATTTTCTCATGACTTATGTCATCCAGTAAAATATTTCTTGACCAAATGTGCTGAGTTAGTTTCACCTTTCAGTAACGTAGATTTAACAGTGAGATGTTCTTCTACAGCCCTCGCTTTGAGCTGCCTATGGGAGCCTCTGAACAGCCTCCTCTACCACAGCAAATCCAGAACCAGACGAAGGTAAGGAGGAAACACCTGAATACACACAGCACCTCTGCTCCATGTTATCTACCTGACCACTGGTGGCTGAACAGCAGAGCAAAAGCtgatttgtctctttgtgtttttcctgctgCAGCCTGTGCCTACCATCGGTCGCTCGTCACTCTCCCTAATCCAACTGACCAACTCCAGTCCAGGCCTGCGGCCGCAGAACCACACAGCAATGGCTGCTCCTCAGCAAAATAACATGACCGGCAACAGAGGGCCTCGGCCACTGGACCAGGTCACCTGCTATAAAGTGAGTCATCTGATCATTTATCTGCTAATGACCCTTTTGTGAGTTCAAAATCAGTTTTAGACATAACATCTAATGCGTAACACCTTGAAGCAGTAGTTTAACATTTTAAGAAATATGTTACATGCGAAGATCaacaccactctcatgtctgtacagtaaatatgaagctactgcCAGCAgacgttttatttttttctcatgtaaaggttcagtgtgcaaGATAtagagggatttagtggcatctctCAGTGAggtttgcagattgcaacaagctgaaattccttcagtgttcatcattcaggaggtttttagagtcaaattatctacagaggtctcgtcctctccaaaacaaacagatcaggtgataaacacaggtaaaaacaaagaataaaGCATTTTCACAGTACAGATTAGTGTTTAGGTGTTAAGCTTGTTGGAGACAGGCTGCTAACCCAGCACGGGCTAGTGTGTGGTCACTTTTTTACTCTGACcatttaagatccagacgtccACGAAGTTTtcaccaggagccaaattagaATTATTAGactttttgatgacatatttactgtgactttttattGACAAACTATACTTGAACTTTTTCCGacatctgactttttttttttacgtactATACTACAACTTTCTTTATgaacttttttgacatactatactatgactttttgcaacatactatactatgactttttcgacatactatactatactatgaccttttttgacatactatactgggacccttttttttttttttttttttttggacatattatactatgacctttttcgacatactatactatgactttttaatgacctTTTCCGACATACTGTATTTTGACATTTGTATgaccttttcttcttttttttttttttgacatactatacaatgacttttttcgacatactataactttttttgacatactatacaatgactttttgtgactttttgttttttttacatactatactaagacattttattgacaaacTAGACttgaacttttttttgacatactatactacaacttttttatgaccttttttcgatatactatactatgaccttttgacatactatactatgactttttttgacatactatacaatgacttttttcgacatactatactatgaccttttttgacatactatactatgaccttttttgacatactatacaatgacttttttcgacatactatactataactttttttgacatactatacaatgactttttgtgactttttgttttttttacatactatactaagacattttattgacaaacTATACttgaactttt from Epinephelus lanceolatus isolate andai-2023 chromosome 18, ASM4190304v1, whole genome shotgun sequence harbors:
- the cpsf4 gene encoding cleavage and polyadenylation specificity factor subunit 4 — protein: MQDMLANVDHLKFDLELAVQQQLGAQPLPFPGMDKSGSAVCEFFMRAACLKGGMCPFRHISGEKTVVCKHWLRGLCKKGDQCEFLHEYDMTKMPECYFYSKFGECSNKECPFLHIDPESKIKDCPWYDRGFCKHGPDCRHRHTRRVICMNYLVGFCPEGKSCKFMHPRFELPMGASEQPPLPQQIQNQTKPVPTIGRSSLSLIQLTNSSPGLRPQNHTAMAAPQQNNMTGNRGPRPLDQVTCYKCGEKGHYANKCTKGHLAFLSGQ